In the genome of Pseudoliparis swirei isolate HS2019 ecotype Mariana Trench chromosome 3, NWPU_hadal_v1, whole genome shotgun sequence, one region contains:
- the LOC130191732 gene encoding uncharacterized protein LOC130191732, whose amino-acid sequence MIGPLTSPPFPIVRISPIGIATRKYSGKKRLIIDLSAPRGSSTPSINSLIPSADYSMQYTTIGHATSLIRLAGRGAWLSKADITSAFKIMPIHPDYWHLFGVSWNGAYYFAVRLTFGCKSSPKIFNCLSEALCWVLANVHKLPYVIHLLDDFLTVTPPSSPPAHGLHALTSLFQELGVPLSAEKTAGPSTSLEFLCITLDSVLFQASLPLEKINRISLIISNFLLTPTCTKRQLLSLLGHLNYAIRIIPQGRSFLSHLLSVAASAENLQTHVTLDNACQTELKLWHQFLSSWNGISFFYDDHITKPEDIQLYTDAAPSIGFGGLFGNKWFSADWPVEFASLTPSSAISELYPIVIAAILWEHEWSKKTITFYTDNSAVVDIINKGRSRCLDIMQFMRRLTLISARCQFIIRATHIPGHKNLIADSLSRFSFQKFKRLAPASEPQPTPVPPFSATIFI is encoded by the coding sequence ATGATCGGCCCACTCACCAGCCCACCCTTCCCCATAGTTAGAATAAGCCCCATCGGAATAGCTACCAGGAAATATTCGGGCAAAAAGAGGCTAATTATAGACCTCTCAGCACCTCGCGGCTCCTCAACCCCAAGCATCAACAGCCTCATCCCCAGCGCAGACTACTCCATGCAGTACACAACAATTGGCCATGCCACATCCCTCATCCGCCTCGCAGGCCGAGGAGCCTGGCTGTCCAAAGCTGACATCACCAGCGCTTTTAAAATAATGCCCATCCACCCGGATTACTGGCACCTCTTCGGCGTCTCCTGGAACGGCGCTTACTACTTTGCCGTACGCCTGACCTTCGGGTGCAAAAGCAGCCCCAAAATCTTTAACTGCTTATCCGAGGCACTCTGTTGGGTCCTAGCGAATGTCCATAAACTCCCCTACGTCATCCACCTCTTGGACGACTTCCTCACCGTCACACCACCTTCCTCCCCCCCGGCACACGGCCTCCATGCCCTGACCTCCTTGTTCCAGGAACTCGGCGTCCCTCTTTCTGCAGAGAAAACCGCAGGTCCCAGCACGTCACTGGAATTCCTCTGCATCACCCTCGACTCGGTCCTATTCCAAGCGTCTCTACCCCTCGAGAAAATCAACCGCATTTCCCTAATTATCTCCAATTTCCTCCTGACCCCCACATGCACCAAGCGCCAACTCCTCTCACTGCTAGGCCACCTTAATTACGCCATTCGTATCATTCCCCAAGGTCGTTCCTTCTTGTCCCACCTTCTCTCAGTCGCCGCTTCCGCCGAAAACCTCCAGACACACGTCACGCTCGACAACGCATGCCAAACAGAGCTTAAACTATGGCACCAGTTCCTCTCCTCGTGGAATGGAATCTCCTTCTTCTATGATGACCACATTACAAAACCGGAAGACATCCAGCTCTACACAGACGCAGCACCCTCAATAGGCTTCGGCGGCCTCTTCGGCAACAAATGGTTTTCAGCCGATTGGCCGGTGGAATTTGCGTCCTTGACTCCCTCCTCCGCGATCTCAGAATTATATCCCATCGTCATCGCAGCCATTCTTTGGGAGCATGAATGGTCCAAAAAGACAATAACTTTTTACACCGACAACAGCGCAGTAGTTGACATAATCAACAAAGGGCGGTCACGCTGCCTAGACATCATGCAGTTCATGCGCAGACTAACCCTAATTTCAGCCCGGTGTCAGTTCATCATCAGAGCCACCCACATCCCAGGTCACAAAAACCTCATCGCCGATTCACTCTCCCGTTTCTCATTTCAGAAATTCAAACGATTAGCACCAGCCTCGGAACCCCAGCCGACTCCGGTCCCACCGTTTTCAGCCACCATCTTCATCTGA